ctccccccggaGAAGCGACGGGGCTCTGCTGCGTGACCCTGGCACGCACGGTAGGCAGAGGGTCGCCGCAGACAGGTCTCCTGGCGAGAGGGGAAAGttgaaataaaggggaaaaacccCAGAGCAAGCAAGAGGAAGGCTGCTCGCTGCTGGAGGGTCTGacccaggctgctgctgcgggggggtgttgggaggggagaagaaaatgGAACTAAATGAAGTAGTTTGAATGGGGGACGGAAGGATTTAACCCGCCCCGCGAGCTATGAACCTTGCAAACGCGCCAGGGGCCCGTCTCCCCCGGCCTGGGGCAATTAGTGAGGGTGTCAGTGCCGCGGccacaacaaaaaaaccaaacaaacaaactcactccATCACACTCTGCTCCCCCTTTTTCTGGAGGATCCTTCTCCCCGCTTAGAGCCCCCGAGACCTGCAGGcagagtccccctcccccccccgctagTCCAACAGCCCCTGCAAGCTTGGgcgtctcttcccaccccccccagcaaAGGCAGCTCCCCCCCGGGGCAGCGAAGTGCAGCTTTCCAAACTCTGCCCCGGCACCCAGGGCTTCCTCCGGCCAGCAGCCCTCGCCTCACGTGGCGTGCTCCCGGGTTGGAGTCGCCCCCGCACTCAATACAAAATAAAGCCCGAGCGGCCACACGGATAGTTAAATAGGTGCTTTTCATCTCTGCAAAAATAAAGTCCCAAGATCTGCGATTTTTATTGTACAGTTTATAAAACATGAGCtcggcttccccctcccccacccgccccagACGCCCGCCCGCCCCTCTTTGTTTCAGGGGCCCCTCCGGAGTCCGTGTCCCTTGGATCGCTCCCCCCGCGTCCATCCCCGCCCCTAAAACGCCACGATGGCTCGAGTCCAGGCTCCCAGGCTGGCCAGCGCCTGCTTGCCGCACAGCTGCCCGTTGAGGGGCTGCTCACAGTCCGCCTGCTGCCGGCTCACCAGCCCCGTGAAGCCGGAGCCGAAGATGGAGATCAAGTTGGAGATGTTGGAAGAGTCCGGGGGCTGCTCGGGGCTGAAGTCCTCGAAGCGGGCTCGCTTGCTgcaaggggagaagggggagccgccgccccccaccgccaccacccctcccgggtcCCCGTCCTCCTCGTCCTCCTGCCCCGGGTAGTACTTGCGCTTGGCGCCCGGGGTAGGCGGCGGGGCGCCGAGTCCCGCGgcgccctggcagcagcaggggcaCTGCGAGCAGCAGTCCTGGTGCAGGTAGCCGTTCTCCACCGTGGTCACCACATGGGTGTCCAGGTCCAGCACCGTGGTGCGGCTGCTACAGTGCGCCGAGGCGCCGCCGCCCGCTGCGCTCATGGCCGAGCCCGGAGGCGCCGGGCTGCCGAAGTCACAGCTGGCCGGCACCGGGTAGAGCAGCCCCGGAGGAGCGCCGCTGTTGCCGCCGCCCCGGTAGAAGCTAGGGGAAGAGTCTCTGCGAAGCGCCGAAGGGGCCGccggctgcggctgctggggcgggctgggctgcagctccagcGGCTCGTCCTCCTGGGGCGCCCCGGGCAGGAGCGCAGCGCACACGGGCACCTCCAGCAGCTCGCCGCCGCCGCctctccccagggctgcccccgCCGCGCCGGCCAGCCCGCAGCTCCGCGGCTGCTGCATGCCCGGCTCTGGGTCCTCGGGCTCGGCCGCCAGCTGGAGCGGGCTGAACTCCGGCGGGATCCCCCCGGCGGGCGCGCAGCCCGGGGGCGCCCCGAGCAGGATGCCGCCCTCCTGGTAGTGCTGCTGGCGGCGGCAGAGCTCGGCGTAGCGCTCGCTCAGGTAAAGCTGCCGGGCGTTGCGGAGCACATAGGAGACCAGCAGGTTCTTGTGGAGCTTGATGCCCCCGCGCTGGGTGCGGGAGCTGTGGATCTTGCGCAGGGAGAGGCTGATCAGGCTCTGGGCGTCCAGGGCGCACTCCATCCTCCTCCGGCCCCCCAGCATCTGCTCGCTCCGCGCTGGCAGCCAGACACCCCGGCCCGCATCCACACGAgccgggaaggggctgggggctgctggtggggagggggcggtcggggtctgcctctctctctcaggggGTCGCCAGCGCCCCGAGGGGAGCCACCATCACCGGTGCGCCCTGCGCCCCCCTCGCCCGCCGGCCGCCCGCACCTTGAGCGCAAAGCAATGAGCGCTCGTCTCCCCAGCCCCCGCTATTTATAtgtcctgcccagccccgccccgggcTGCCGCAGCCTATCGccgggcccggcccggcctgACGGGCAGGCACCTCCCGCCCAGGAGAGACCGGGCCGGCCAATCAGGGGAAGGCGGTTCCTTTGTGCTATTCAAATACCTAACAGACTTGGGGCTGCTGCCTGGAATGTTCTCACGAGAGAGGAGCCGCCGCGGCAGCCCGCAGCCCGGGCCGGGGTGGGCGTGCGGGGCTGCAGCGGGGGGCGGAGAGGGGACGGGTAGGGGCCGCGCAGCGGGTGCGGGGACGTGCACCAAGGggatccccccccacactcctggTCCTGCCCGTCTCGGGGTGGGGAGGCTGCTTTCCCCGCGGCCGCGCTGCCTTGGCAGGTGAGCAGCCACCATGtgcggggagagggggctggccTGAGACGGTGGGTGGCTTCTGggattctccctccctcctccttccagcAGGTGGAATTGGGGGGGAtgcaataataaaaatactgaataatTAATTACCAACAGCGTCCTAGAGACCAGAGCTGGAAAATCCCTCTCCCGGGCGTGTGATCCGGCCCCCACCTGGCCAGGCAGGGAAAGCACATGGCTCACATCCTACCTACGGCAACACTGAACATGTGAGCGCCCGAGAAGGCTGGGGAGTTCACCGGGCAGGGCAAGGGATGTTCCCACCCCGCTTCAGTTCCCACGTTCTTTATGAAATGTTAGCATCCACAGAGACGTTACAAAGAATTACCTTCCTCCAGGTCTCTTCGCCACGGGGTGCTGGGCTTCGGGAAAGCCAGCTGTGGACACGATCCTGCAACCACCgcggccccgatcctgcaacgCTCGCTGCGCCCGCGGAGCCGTGCACCTGCACggatttcccattgacttcagagggaatccggccctgatcctgcaccgtagaagtcagtggcagttttgccacGGACTTCAAtcaaagcaggatcaagcccacagGGGGGTTGACTGCATGGAGCTTGTGGCAGAATTAGGGCCTTTAGCAGGTGTGTACATTTACTCCAGTGTCTCCCCCTTTTAAGGCAATCAgtgtccctccccccctccccccttttaagGCAACACTCattcctgacttcagtggggctccctgCATGGCTCCAGTTTCAAGGTTCAGGCCCTAGAAAATCATCTCATCCATGCCTCTGAGCATAAAGGGAAACCTcttatttgcatttatttataaaatatgatTATACcaatagaataataaaaatattttacagataaAAGACCATCTCAGGGCCTTGCCACTGACAGTGTTTGCAGCTAACAGTATTTTATGCACTGCACAAACAGTTAAAACATAATACCCTTGAAAACAGTCTATACAATCCAAGTAAAAGACAAGTAGCAAAAACAGGGCATAGGGGatacctcagtggtttgagcatcggcctgctaaacccaaggttgtgagctcagtccttgagggggccatttagggctctggggcaaaaattggagcttggtcctgctttgagcagggggttggactagatgacctcctgaggtcccttccagccctgagattctatgattctaaaatagGAGGAGAATCCCTGCTGAGGAAAGGGGGGTCCTGTACAAGGAGCAACAGTGGTAACTGCTGACAGCCACTCCAACAATGCAGCCTTCATTAAAGCTGCccagatgggttttttttcctgaaaaatgtttcatgaaaacaaacttttcatCAAAACTTTTCTTCAAAAGTTGTTTGGGTTTTGTTGAAAAGATGAAAAAGTTAGGCtgaactcctctccctccctccccccagctttctTGGTTTTCGATTATGGAACCCTCtcccctgggtttttttttttttttcattattatttttttaacaaaaatcatGGTGTTGAAACTAGCTGTTTCCCGTGGACATGTCCGTCTTGATGAACAAGCCAGttctcacggggggggggggggaattcaaatgccaaatttcagccagctccagTTTTCAGTCTTGCTTCTTCACAATGAGTGGGATGGGTCGAGGAAGCTGGACTGCCCTCTGCTTATCTGGATTTGGCCGTGGTGGATACAATACAAAGCACTTTTTAGGGCTTGATCTTGGGCTCCTCACTCTAGCAGTCCTTTCCCATGCTAGTAGCCTCATTAACGGCGCCTTCTTCTTTCACATGGTTGATGCAGAGCAGCGACTACAATTGTGCCTGAAGCTGATGGAGCCAAACGGCTGCATCAGAAGTCGCAAAGTTTATTGCAGTGATGCCTCCTTCGTATTTATAAATTGGGCAGTAGGTGATGATATCTTTGAAGGTCTGCCGTGGGGAGCCACCCTCACACGCCACGAAGTCCTTGATTTGTGGATTAGATCTCCACATCTACCATGGTCGGTTGGGATTTGGTTCAGAGTTGACCAACATGTCTGTGGAAGGTCGAATCCAGGAACCTTCTGCGTGGGATCCGGCACAAGGTGCttattttttaaggcttgttTAGCCCAATCTCCTTTCCAAGCCGCTGTCTGATTGTAGCCTGATTGCATGAGGCTAAGAAGtgaatgttcccaggaaggcTTGCAGGACTTAAGACGTTGGGGGGGGGCATTGTTGAGGTCTTGGTGGATAGGAAGACAACTGTTTTCCTGGATTCGCAGAGCTTCATGGAGTGTCGCAGCAGTTCAGCATATTGGCGGGGGAGCGATGTTAGACAGAACAGATAGCCACGGTGTTGGAGTCAACTCAAGGGTTCCAGTGATACACCGCAGCACTGCATTCAGCTGGGTGTCAACagcagagggcaaagaaaattatcagggggctggtgcacatgacttacgaggagaggctgagggaagtggggttatttagtctgcagaagagaagaatgaggggggatttgatagcagccttcaactacctgaaggggggttccaaagaggatggagctagactgttctcagtgatggaagatgatagaacaaggagcaacggtctcaagttgcagtgggggaggtctaggttggatattaggaaacactatttcactaggagggtggtgaagcactggagtgggttacctagggaggtggtggaatctccatccttagaggtttttaaggcccggcttgacaaagccttggctgggatgatttagttgctgttgatcctgctttgagcagggggttggactagatgacctcctgaagtctcttccaaccctgatattctaggattcgaAGTTGCGTGTGGCTGCATCTGCTCCATATTGGTGTGCAATATTCAGTTACCGCATATACAAATGCTATTGTTTGCAGATGTTCGCAACACTGCTGCCGATGCACCTCAGGTTGTACCTGCTAGTTTCTGAATTATGTTGCCTCTTGTTTTTATCTTTGCAGCTACCTCCTTGCAGGATCAATCTCAGATAAAAACAAGAGCCCCCCTAACTTCAGTGGGCCTGCTCCAGTAATAAGGGTGGTATTTGTGGTTAAGGCTCAGGACGGAGACTGAAGAGACCTGAGTGCTACTCTTTGTTTTGACACAtgcttcctatgtgaccttgggccaaACTTTTCAAAGGAGGCTTCCTTCTAGATTTGGGTGCCTCCGTTTTTGGGTGCCTCACTTGGTACccattgggcctgattttcattatTTCTCCTGCTACTCCCAGTCACTGGAATTTTGGGGtgtggcacttctgaaaatcaggcccccggGGTCCTAAGTTGGACACCCCAAAACAGAGGACACTCTTGAAAACTTCTGCCCAGATCCTCTAAACATTTAACCCGTGTTTAACTTTAATACCATGGTCACTGCCCTTGATTTTTATGGGGCCCTCACAGCTGCAaaattaagcacgtgcataaatgtttgcaggattagaaCCTTTGGCTTTAATCTTATTGTGCTTCACTTCCCCAAGTGCAAAATGAGGATATTAAATACTTCCCTACCACAccaggatgttgtgaggataaattcattcatgtttcTTGTGGGATGCTCAGCCACTCTAGGGATGAGCACCATGAAAAATAGTCTAGATATTATTTTTGTATCACATCTTTCATACAAGCTAGATCCTACAGTGTATTATACAGTTACATAATACAgctaaaaagttaaaataaaagtatagctgagggagagagaaatgaagaGGGGTAAGCAAACGAGGAAGCATATGCTTTCAGCTGAGATTACAAAAGATATGGGGAACTGATGAGATGGAGAGTCAAAAGGAGGCTAATCTAGAGGGCAagtgctgcagaggagaaggctcttgcaccaaACTGGCAAGATTATTGTTTATACATTGTAGTAAATGTACATGGGGCTTTAGGCCTCTGTTCGCAAGGTTcataagtagttccactgacttcagtgggaattctcatatgcttaaagttaggcatgtgcttaagaacCTTGCTGAGCCCTGGGCCTTACAGAACCCAGGAAAGTCAGGGAGCCTGGTTCTTCACTCTTTTACGGTGGTGTGAatggagaatcaggacccaaTGTCTGAAGAACTTGGACCTGCTCCTGCGTCCCTTACACTCCTCGAATGCCCACAAATCACTGGGTGTGCGAGGAATGTAAGTTTGGGCCCCTTTtgtaaatggggggagggagagagagaggaggcctGTGCTAGGGACCTTCCATTAAAGCCAGTGGGAGGCTTTCGATCGACTCCAGTGGGTTTGGATCACAACTTGGAAAAACAAAGGGAGTAGGCGGGAGAGTGGAGAGAGAATGAACGAATCCCGAGAGAAACAGGACAGCAAAAAGATGCTAGTACAAAAACCAGGGGCAATGTCTCAAAATGCAACACAGGCAGATCCAATCCAACATACAGCAAAGTGATTTCTGCTACAATACAAGAACAAACCTTACTTACATGTGCCATAAACGCTAGTCAGAAGTAGTGTGTGAGCTACATTAAGGAAATAACCCGTACAAGCTGTTCcgtggttttctttttaattttcacagCCAGGTGTGCAAGAGCTTGTTTTTGTTTAGTGTTTGGTTTTGCTTTAAAGTGAGAACACGCGTTTAATTCTGGTTTGAAAACATATTGGGATTGAATATATAGCAGGGAAAGGAAACCCTGACCTTCTAGTCATTCTTTTGGAGCTTAGTATTTGTCTGGTCGAAGGTATGTTACAAATCTACTGCAAAAACACTCTATCCGAATCCATTCCTGCCTTTGTTTTGACATCATTGGTAGTTGAGGTAGGGGTGCCAACTCTGACTAAAGCTTTTCCGGgagattccccccctcccccagtctgatgtaatgtcattttcttaaaatcgcctattaaaatctccgggattgctttcagtagtcacTGGGAGATCAAtgctgattccaggagactcctggccaatcccggaggattggcaaccctaagttGAGGGTGTacagctccttgcaggatcaaCCCCATTGTTGTAAgcaatataataataatacctagatCTTATTAGTGCTTTTATCCAAGCGCTTTGAAAATCAGTATTTTAGCCTAGttttttacacatggggaaactgaggcactgagcagggaCGTGACTTGCCCCAAGTCAACCAGCAGGCtggtggcaaagctgggaatagtcCCCGTGTCTCCTACATCACAGTCCAGTGCTGTTTAGGGAAATGCACTTGGCATTAACTTTGCATAGAAATGAGAATGAAATACCTggttttctctttccctttgatTATGTGGATTGTCAAATATTCCCCTCTCCTAATGATGCTTAATAGCTGACACCTGCGAACTCCCCCAGGgtctctggttttttttttctttcttgtgaaCCTCCCTAACTTTGgatctaaaggcttgtctacaacAGGGGTTTTTACACTAACATAGCTACACTTGTAAAAACGCCTAGTCCACCAGTGTGATGTATTCCTGTTTGAAACTTTTCACCCTGGTGCAGAGCAGCTACAggaggggtttgcactggtgtagccGCATGGCTGTAGCTACTCTGCTGTAAACCCCCACCCCCGTGCATGCAAGCCTTGAGATATGTCTTCCCCGACCTGCTGCTGTCCATTGTTAAGGGTGAAAATCTAAGAAGGCAGGAACAATTTTGGAGTTTAGGTGGTTAAAACACTCATTTCATTCAACTCCACTTACATTTATTGACTTATGAAATCTTTATTAATCCTTCTCAGCGcatgtgcatatttgtttttaaatttttttttaattgtgtagAGGCTAAGCTGGTATTAAAGAGACTTGTCAAATAGAATAGGGTCAGGATTTGGctttggtaaaaaaaaatgtttctacaaatattaaaagtaatattttgttaattttttttgtagggaaaatgttaatgaaaaagTGTTTTCATCCCCATTTTGTTTGGACTGAAACCTCTCTGGCAGGGTTTTAACCCAAGCATTAGGCTAGTTCATGAAACCCCAAAAGTGACTAGAAAACCCCCCACTGAAACTGACAAATCTATATTCATTGTCCAATAACCAAACAGACCAAATGATGAAAAGTTCTTTCAGCTTTAATTCTCTAAATCAATCTTGCCAACATTTAGGCACtggtttaattttaaacatgtgagtactactcctgtgcttaaagttaaatctGTGCttaaggcccaaatcctcaaagccTGGTATTTAGATTCCTGacttccagtgatttcagtgggagttggaagcctaaatacctttgaggatctggacctaaacATTTGCTGGATTGGGACACAAGGtatttgtgtaaaaaaaatattttgacagaTATGATTGTGAATACATATAATTTATTCTGTTATTAATTATCATTATATTTTGCACATCACCCAGAACTGAGCCATGCGCCTCACAGTACAAATAGCACAAGTCTCTGCCCTGAAAGGCTTACAGtctaagaccccaatcctgcaaacatttacccATGTGAGCAACTTAGGGCCCCATGCAGCAAAGCGCTtgagtacatgcttaacttttaagtCCAGCCCTATTCAGCAAGGCATTTTATAGCAGAGTGTGCTAGCCCTTTAAAGCCAATGCCTGGTCACCGCCCTATGAGCTTTCAGCCATGTAAGGCCCAGCAATGAGGGTGGGTGTGGTTCCCAGAGGGATCATGTGACCAAAAGGGATGCACATGACTGGGCATGGCTATATAAGAGCTAGCctgtttccttctttctctcctcAGTGAAAGAGGTGCTAGAAATGAGTTAAGATCTGGTTTGTGTTACTAGGGAGCAGTACTGGAAGGACAGCTGTAAAGAAGCTGAGGGGGGCCTGAACAGAGACTGGTATAAGAAAGAGTGGCCTTGGGAGATAGTGAAGCAGATTGCCTTGAGTATAAGGCAGACTGCTGCCAGTGGTGTGGGGACCCACCTAGCAGAGGCTGTGGTTAACCTGCCTGTGACCATGGGGAAGGGCTTGTGTCTAGGGAAGATCTCGGCCGTTTTCTGAAGAGCTCTGCTCTGTTTGGACCCTCCTTTGCTCTAGCGTGAGAAGACTGCTGAGTTGCTAAAGTGCTCAAGAAAGGGGGGTGCTGAAGAGCAATTGTTGTGGACTGGCCTCTTTGGACAGGTAGGAACCAGTTACGCACTTAACTGTGTAAGGAGCATCACTGAAGCTGATGGGGCTAACGCTGCGGAGAGTTACTCAGGCATTCGTTTCAGAGGCAAGGCCTAAGCTTTTGACAGAAGAACTACATGGGGGGCTATTCATGGGGTGAGTGTTGGCTTCTGAATCCCAGAGGAGCTGACAGTACTGGTGTGCCGTGCAGGGATTTCTACATAGCCCTACAAGAATGGCATGACAAGTTCTGGGGTAGGAGAGTTTCTGTAGCCTGTGTGggctgggggatgggcagggtgGGGACTGGGAGTCTCCTGGGGAGAGTTTAAAATAGAACCAAGAGCTTCTTGGAGAAGGTCGGTGGGTCCTGTTGTAACATGGCTCCTCCATGCCAGTTGTGAATCCTCTTGTCCCCCAAAGGGCTCTGTGCCAGTTGCTCATgttgggtgaatttcacccatatgTGGAGGGCCCAGGCAAAAACCTCTGCAACCCTTCTGCactgtggcagggcaggctgaagagaggccATGGGCTCTGCACTGGTGTGGAATCAGTGGCTCAGACCTGTGTCTGagaggggattggggggggggcttggTGACGGAAGGTGCCTTTCATGCTGTGTTGGTGGGCTGGGGGATGGTGCCTTTCAcctgagggcccaatcctgcgtTCCTACACCTCACTGTAGCTGAAACTAGTGGGAGGCTTGGGGCCGCATGGGCGGCAGGGCAGGCTCTTAGTGGATGATGTGACTCTAGGAAACAAACACTTACGTGTTTCCCCCAATTTCTCACCTGCCGCTGGCCGTGAACTTCCTTTATGTGCCACAAAGGCAAAAACCTCTCTTGCCTGGGCAAGTAGGAGGGTGACTTACCTGGCTGAAGCAGCTTTGATTCTTGTATTGTGTGCTCCTGGGTAGGACGGGGGGAAAGCTTCCTCTGCATCAGAAGACAAGTGAGAAGCCTGTCTCCTTACTGATGGTGTATGTGGGAAAGAGAAGGGCTCTTACACTCTGCCTAGGCTAGAGGAGACAGCTGAGGGTTTGGAAAGGCAGGTTTGAGGAATTGTGTGCTTGCGTTTTGAAGCCTCTTCCCTCTTTGTTGCAACAGGAGGTAAAGTGCATTCAATTGCTAGTTAGATCTGGGTGCACAATGTAACTGGTCCTCATGATCGCTCCCTCCCTGCACGGACAAACTTCTAAACCCCAGCGGGCTACACAGGCAGCTGAAGTCTGCTGAGGCGTGCTCATTAAAACATCTCTAGGTGGAGAGAGACTGTCTGAGGGCCGCATTGTGGGCATTCCCAGTGGGGGATGCTTGACTCCATCTTGATTGGCTTTTCCTGACTAGTCTGACAGCCTGAGCTTTGTGGATCTTCAGGGCTTGTTGGAAGGCCAACCCCTTCTCTCGGGTGTTTCCCTGAGCTGGGGGATTGTAGCACAGGCATCTCTGTGCTACGGGCCGGCAGTTCTTAATCAGTGTTTAGCCAGGCTTTGTGAGAGGCTTGGGAGGCTGAATCCACCCTGGACCTCTGGGCCAGGCACCCCCTCTATGGCCACTAGATCCCCGCTGCACCAGCGGTGTGGTGGTCTTTGTTTGTTAGTACAGGAAAGGCAAAAATCCCTTGCCTGGAGATGGGTAGGTGGGAGGTAACTGGGTTATAAACTCTGCTTTACGCAATGGCTTGTGGCACAAAATCCATGTTCTCGAGGATCACCCCTGTCCGTGTCTGCGCTGCTGTAAATGGAACTGTGCAGAACCCACTTCCACTGTATGCAAGGGGGTGGATTTCTTTGCATGCCCACTCTCTGGCTTTGCGTGGTAGAAACATGCTGGCTCAGCTGCATGGGTGGCCTTTCAAAGTCTCTGCTATGAAGGAGGAGAGTCACCCAAGGAAATAGGCGCTTGCATCAGTGTTGGGGAGAGGACTGTGTCCTAAGGTCCTTGGCATATGGGTGAGAATGGAAATCTATGGGCTCCCAAAACACTCGGTGTCTCCTTGCTGGGGAGGAATGCTCTATATGGACAGATCCACGTGGCTGTTCAATTCTTTCTACTCTTCTGTTGACCCAGAGCTGCCTTTGTTCCCGTGGCCCATTTTCTTTGCAGAGCCTTAGACTCTTTGCTCAGGTTCCCTTCCTCTGATGCCAAGATCGTGAAAGCAAGAGAAGAGTCCTCTTTAAAGGCATCATTCGTGGCTGGTGTTCCAGTATCTGGGGGCTTAGCCCCACTTCAATCCCCTGGTAACAACACTCCCTTGTGGAAGCCACTTGGCATtggtgccccacccccagaggtggctgagtTCCAGTGACGGGCAAAAGGATGTTGGTTGTACCCTTTGCCCTACCAACCAGAAGTTGTGGGGCTCAATGTTTGTGGAGGATTTTTGCATCCATGAGCAAGAGGTGCTGCTGAGGACTATGGCCTGCCCAATGTTGAGTGTTGACATGTGTGTGACAGGCAAGTTGGGGGAGATGTATGTTCTTCTGGGACAATCAACAGAGGGAGTCTTCACAGCTTGGCAGCTGGCCATCTAGACCAGCCTGACCTCCATACCCATATGGCATCATGCAATGGGCATGTGTTTATTGGCTCCAGTGGCCTTTGGATCGGGCCCTGTATGCCCAGTGGAGTAGGTGTGCAATTCCTGAGGCTTCTCCCGAGTCCAGTTCGTCTCTGGGGCATGGTGGGTGTGTTCTCCACTGAGGTTGGGTTGGTTTAGATTTCCCAGCTCAATGTGACTCCGCCATCAGCACCCACTTGGTCCCTTTTCCTGGTGGCCTGCTGAAACCACCCCAAAGGTCACTTGCTGTTGACTAGcaaagggaggtgggagaagtTTCGTCTGAAACTTCCAGAAGTGGCCATGGACTCAGTGTGTCAACTGTTGGGAGCCCAACGTGAGACTTGCCAGGCCTGTACGCGGAGTTAGGTGCCACTCAACAGGAGAGACAATGTGACCTACTGGTGTAGTTCatagaagtgctcagcacctccggAATAGTCCCAGTGGTTTCAATGGGGCGATGCAGGGTCTGATGCTGTTGGGTGGCATGAGTTGGGATGG
This region of Natator depressus isolate rNatDep1 chromosome 16, rNatDep2.hap1, whole genome shotgun sequence genomic DNA includes:
- the IER5L gene encoding immediate early response gene 5-like protein, with product MLGGRRRMECALDAQSLISLSLRKIHSSRTQRGGIKLHKNLLVSYVLRNARQLYLSERYAELCRRQQHYQEGGILLGAPPGCAPAGGIPPEFSPLQLAAEPEDPEPGMQQPRSCGLAGAAGAALGRGGGGELLEVPVCAALLPGAPQEDEPLELQPSPPQQPQPAAPSALRRDSSPSFYRGGGNSGAPPGLLYPVPASCDFGSPAPPGSAMSAAGGGASAHCSSRTTVLDLDTHVVTTVENGYLHQDCCSQCPCCCQGAAGLGAPPPTPGAKRKYYPGQEDEEDGDPGGVVAVGGGGSPFSPCSKRARFEDFSPEQPPDSSNISNLISIFGSGFTGLVSRQQADCEQPLNGQLCGKQALASLGAWTRAIVAF